From Ensifer sp. WSM1721, one genomic window encodes:
- a CDS encoding acetoacetate decarboxylase family protein, producing MSFVKTAEQVREIEDLMARGQFTTESVTVEFTTTKEFVRSVLAPCFEPADEPIAYANVSRWQSALCGEFDCGIIYLKCKYGEREGTTMLTLFVSGDSPVTIGRELWGEGKKLGTAQLYFDGQQAYGYSERNGVRLIEINAEFGPDLGPSKSNGLLDFELKAQPHPSGRGFQNGVNLVCLEIEEDYRVTREGTATLKLAGSQFDPLDTIPIVSVGKAYYAEGGSCWTVPFVHELENPDAYKPFIYGQKYDDFRLFPKAARFR from the coding sequence ATGAGCTTCGTCAAAACAGCTGAGCAGGTCAGGGAGATAGAGGACCTGATGGCGCGAGGCCAGTTCACGACCGAATCGGTGACTGTCGAGTTCACAACTACCAAGGAATTCGTTCGTTCGGTCCTGGCCCCCTGCTTCGAGCCCGCCGACGAACCGATCGCCTATGCCAACGTATCCCGCTGGCAGAGCGCACTTTGTGGAGAATTCGACTGCGGCATCATTTACCTCAAGTGCAAGTATGGAGAGCGTGAGGGGACGACCATGCTGACGCTCTTCGTCAGCGGGGACTCGCCGGTTACGATTGGCCGGGAGCTCTGGGGTGAGGGCAAGAAGCTGGGGACCGCTCAGCTCTATTTCGACGGTCAACAGGCATACGGCTACTCGGAGCGGAATGGTGTTCGGCTCATCGAGATCAACGCCGAGTTCGGTCCGGACCTGGGTCCGTCGAAATCCAATGGCCTCCTGGACTTCGAACTGAAAGCCCAGCCCCATCCGTCTGGCCGAGGTTTCCAGAACGGCGTGAATCTCGTATGCCTGGAAATCGAGGAAGACTACAGAGTTACGCGCGAAGGCACCGCAACCCTGAAGCTCGCTGGAAGCCAGTTTGACCCGCTCGACACGATCCCAATCGTCTCGGTCGGAAAGGCCTACTATGCGGAAGGCGGCTCTTGCTGGACCGTGCCCTTCGTGCACGAACTGGAAAATCCCGACGCTTACAAGCCGTTTATCTACGGCCAGAAATACGACGACTTCCGTCTCTTCCCGAAGGCTGCACGCTTTAGGTAA
- a CDS encoding FAD-binding oxidoreductase, whose product MAETILDKSLYRFDEREPSYWEATICRPKERILQSTVNAEVAIVGGGFTGTSAALHLARDYGIKAVVLEAGSIGWGASGRNGGFVNIPASKLSVAQLVRRFGLEETKRFFAASVEASKLPKTLAAEEGFDIKPQGRGWYTVAHHPNRMPKLRDYAENLRNHFQIPCRVLDADEFRSTVHDGVEAFGGLHMDVGHALHPLSYCLGIAGAAERRGAELYSSSPVLEWGRDGRRHRLLTPGGAVLADRVIIATNGYTSDRLHPSIAGRILPAISNILVTRPLTREEISQQKWVSESPVINTRTLVYYYRLLPDQRVLFGARGDVCGSVQSMEQIRQRMSSEFYRIFPHLTDITFDYFWRGVVALSQKLTPSIGQLGDDETVYYALGYQANGVATAPYAGKLVANAIGTRRPVSAPLPMAGLPAKFLVPGTRPMALASAYAWYRFKDWYHDRKALS is encoded by the coding sequence ATGGCAGAAACGATACTGGACAAGTCACTCTACCGCTTCGATGAGCGGGAACCTTCCTACTGGGAGGCCACTATTTGTCGGCCGAAAGAGCGCATACTCCAATCGACGGTCAACGCGGAGGTGGCGATCGTCGGAGGAGGGTTTACCGGTACGTCCGCAGCATTACATCTCGCGAGAGACTACGGCATCAAGGCTGTTGTACTCGAAGCTGGCTCGATAGGGTGGGGCGCATCCGGGAGAAACGGCGGGTTTGTGAATATTCCGGCGAGCAAGCTCAGCGTGGCGCAACTCGTGCGTCGATTTGGACTTGAGGAAACAAAGCGCTTCTTCGCTGCCTCAGTCGAGGCCTCCAAGTTGCCGAAGACTTTGGCCGCAGAGGAAGGTTTTGATATCAAGCCGCAAGGTCGAGGCTGGTATACAGTCGCGCATCATCCGAACCGCATGCCGAAGCTGCGAGACTACGCTGAAAACTTACGGAACCACTTCCAGATTCCGTGCCGGGTTCTCGATGCTGATGAGTTTCGCTCCACGGTTCACGATGGGGTCGAGGCATTCGGCGGACTTCACATGGATGTTGGACACGCCCTTCATCCGCTTTCTTACTGCCTGGGCATTGCCGGCGCGGCCGAGCGGCGCGGCGCGGAACTCTACTCCTCAAGCCCCGTCCTAGAATGGGGGCGCGATGGGCGACGGCATCGGCTACTGACGCCTGGCGGAGCAGTGCTTGCCGATCGCGTGATTATCGCAACAAACGGGTATACCAGCGATCGTCTTCATCCCTCAATTGCAGGCCGGATACTCCCAGCGATTTCAAACATTCTCGTCACGCGTCCCCTCACGAGAGAGGAAATTTCCCAGCAGAAGTGGGTTTCGGAGTCGCCAGTCATCAATACGCGAACCTTGGTGTATTATTACAGATTGCTCCCAGATCAGCGGGTTCTGTTCGGCGCCCGCGGCGACGTGTGCGGGAGCGTTCAATCTATGGAGCAGATCCGCCAGCGAATGTCTTCGGAGTTTTATCGGATCTTCCCTCATTTGACGGATATCACGTTCGACTATTTTTGGAGGGGGGTCGTCGCACTTTCACAGAAGCTGACGCCTTCGATAGGACAACTCGGAGACGACGAAACCGTATATTACGCACTGGGGTATCAGGCCAACGGCGTCGCCACTGCTCCCTATGCGGGCAAGCTCGTCGCGAACGCTATAGGTACAAGACGTCCCGTCTCGGCGCCCCTGCCTATGGCCGGCCTTCCAGCGAAGTTTCTCGTCCCAGGTACACGTCCTATGGCGCTGGCCTCCGCGTACGCATGGTATCGCTTCAAGGACTGGTACCATGACCGCAAAGCCCTGAGTTGA